The following proteins are encoded in a genomic region of Xanthomonas citri pv. mangiferaeindicae:
- a CDS encoding penicillin-binding protein 2 has protein sequence MAGRRRSNVRNNAAEAAAFARRALLGFVLVVAALSVLAGWYFKLQVIDHEVYAKRSEANRIKPRPVVPGRGLIYDRQGRILASNEQAYRLDVTPEEAGDPRQLVADLSRIIALSPDDIARFERERKAQRGFRPVTLKLRISEDEMARFAIDRWRFPGVEVVPYLNRHYPYGDLFAHVVGYVGRTDDSDIERYGQAHLLFPQTGRTGLERYYDAQLRGKIGYEQVETNVEGRALRRLGLVPATAGTDLRLSIDAELQRAMVLAFGGLHGSAVAVEPKTGLILGMVSLPSFDPNLFVNGISHTDYRRLMDDPARPLFNRNVLGGGPPGSTIKPLVALAGLDSGLRTPEYRVFSTGEFFIPGQRRGYRDAGRGGGWTDLRDSISRSVNYYYYQLAYEMGIERFDQYMTRYGFGRPTGIDLLGENPGVVPSPRYKAQRSKEPWYAGETVIAGIGQGYWIATALQLARGTSAIANGGVLNTLHLAAERRDGFDAPWRPIARPPGERITDRPDHLRAVQEGMMNTIHGRGSATAMARGAQYRMAGKTGTAQRVSRRGNASLDPRALPYHLRHQALFVGYAPAEDPTIAVAVTVEHGGYGGTAAAPIARRIFDAWLLGTMPEVEVDPMTGAPAAVVAAAPGATPAREVSFEGVVDGVRTVPPGAVAEPAPAPAEARR, from the coding sequence ATGGCCGGGCGTCGTCGTTCGAATGTCCGCAACAACGCCGCCGAGGCCGCGGCGTTCGCGCGTCGCGCGTTGCTGGGCTTCGTGCTGGTCGTGGCCGCGCTCTCGGTGCTCGCCGGCTGGTACTTCAAGCTGCAGGTGATCGACCATGAGGTCTACGCCAAACGCTCGGAGGCCAACCGCATCAAGCCGCGCCCGGTGGTGCCCGGCCGCGGGCTGATCTACGACCGGCAAGGCCGCATCCTGGCCAGCAACGAGCAGGCGTACCGGCTCGATGTCACGCCCGAGGAGGCCGGCGACCCCCGGCAACTGGTCGCCGACCTGTCGCGCATCATCGCCCTGTCTCCCGACGACATCGCGCGCTTCGAGCGCGAGCGCAAGGCGCAGCGCGGGTTCCGGCCGGTGACGCTGAAGCTGCGCATCAGCGAGGACGAGATGGCGCGCTTTGCGATCGACCGCTGGCGCTTCCCGGGCGTGGAAGTCGTGCCCTATCTCAACCGGCACTATCCCTACGGCGACCTGTTCGCGCACGTGGTCGGCTACGTCGGCCGCACTGACGACAGCGACATCGAGCGCTACGGCCAGGCGCACCTGCTGTTCCCGCAGACCGGGCGGACCGGGCTGGAGCGGTACTACGACGCACAGTTGCGCGGCAAGATCGGCTACGAACAGGTCGAGACCAACGTGGAGGGCCGCGCGCTGCGCCGGCTCGGCCTGGTGCCGGCGACCGCGGGCACCGACCTGCGGCTGAGCATCGATGCCGAGTTGCAGCGCGCGATGGTGCTCGCCTTCGGCGGCCTGCACGGCTCGGCGGTCGCTGTCGAGCCCAAGACCGGACTGATCCTGGGCATGGTCAGTCTGCCGAGCTTCGATCCCAACCTGTTCGTCAACGGCATTTCGCATACCGACTACCGTCGGCTGATGGATGATCCGGCGCGGCCGCTGTTCAACCGCAACGTGCTCGGCGGCGGCCCGCCGGGCTCGACGATCAAGCCCCTGGTCGCGCTCGCTGGCCTCGACAGCGGCCTGCGCACGCCCGAGTACCGGGTGTTCTCCACCGGCGAATTCTTCATCCCCGGCCAGCGGCGCGGTTACCGCGACGCTGGACGCGGTGGCGGCTGGACCGACCTGCGCGACTCGATCTCCCGCTCGGTCAACTATTACTACTACCAGCTCGCCTACGAGATGGGCATCGAGCGCTTCGACCAGTACATGACGCGCTACGGCTTCGGTCGACCCACCGGCATCGACCTGCTGGGCGAGAATCCCGGCGTAGTGCCGTCGCCGCGCTACAAGGCCCAGCGCAGCAAGGAGCCCTGGTACGCGGGCGAAACAGTCATCGCCGGCATCGGCCAGGGCTATTGGATCGCGACCGCGCTGCAGCTGGCGCGCGGCACCTCGGCGATCGCCAATGGCGGCGTGCTCAACACCTTGCACCTGGCGGCCGAGCGCCGCGACGGCTTCGATGCGCCGTGGCGGCCGATCGCGCGCCCGCCGGGCGAGCGCATCACCGATCGCCCCGACCACCTGCGTGCCGTGCAGGAGGGGATGATGAACACGATCCATGGCCGTGGATCGGCAACCGCGATGGCGCGGGGCGCGCAGTACCGCATGGCCGGCAAGACCGGTACCGCGCAGCGCGTGAGCCGCCGCGGCAATGCCAGCCTCGACCCGCGCGCGCTGCCTTACCATCTGCGCCACCAGGCCTTGTTCGTCGGCTATGCGCCGGCCGAGGATCCGACCATCGCCGTCGCGGTGACCGTCGAGCATGGCGGTTACGGCGGCACAGCGGCCGCGCCGATTGCGCGCCGGATCTTCGATGCCTGGCTGCTGGGCACGATGCCCGAGGTCGAAGTGGATCCGATGACCGGGGCCCCGGCTGCGGTCGTCGCCGCCGCGCCCGGCGCCACACCGGCACGCGAGGTCTCGTTCGAGGGCGTCGTCGACGGCGTGCGCACGGTGCCGCCGGGCGCAGTCGCCGAGCCTGCGCCTGCGCCGGCGGAGGCGCGGCGATGA